The proteins below come from a single Portunus trituberculatus isolate SZX2019 chromosome 2, ASM1759143v1, whole genome shotgun sequence genomic window:
- the LOC123506412 gene encoding uncharacterized protein LOC123506412, whose translation MLPTCCTICTVQRSSEQAFLAFLHPVVSQVDRVNKMFEGEDCNVSKLLAELMSLYQSILTRLMMPRTFSSWEAVINFDVDNDRNARAQSATWQPCKTCRRQQDG comes from the exons ATGCTGCCGACATGTTGTACTATATGTACTGTACAAAGATCCAGCGAACAAGCGTTCTTGGCTTTCCTGCACCCTGTTGTGTCTCAAGTGGACAGAGTGAACAAGATGTTCGAGGGAGAAGACTGCAACGTTAGCAAACTGCTAGCAGAGCTGATGTCTCTTTACCAGTCCATCCTCACGCGACTCATGATGCCAAGGACCTTCTCTTCATGGGAAGCTGTGATAAATTTTGAT gTGGACAATGATCGCAACGCGAGAGCACAGTCTGCGACCTGGCAACCCTGCAAGACCTGCCGCCGCCAGCAGGATGGGTAG
- the LOC123506351 gene encoding tripartite motif-containing protein 5-like isoform X1: MAVSVGLGSGTGSQCSLPPAAAIVHTHAVLHSHTCVSLTVLLCPVASLPRCVQCVPHAAVSFFQDDNVEDCPVCLNTFDDTHRRPRNLPCGHTICTPCINELKEQGAVTCPTCRVSHALPEAGQFPISYITEAFIRKMRGAGLACVAPKLGKQLTAPAAVTQPAPRATAGLSKRTRSLLQEQEAKVLAAIRSCQEEQSQLADYRTTLGGWCGRQQQLEDDLQTLVDQSKGAREAISREDSRVEGRQEKVRQRGGAARHAAGAAHPINTTGSLRGD; this comes from the coding sequence ATGGCAGTCAGTGTTGGGTTGGGGAGTGGCACGGGTAGTCagtgttcccttcctcctgcagcagccATCGTGCACACCCATGCAGTGTTACACTCCCACACCTGCGTGTCCCTCACTGTCCTGCTGTGTCCTGTGGCCAGCCTGCCGCGCTGTGTACAGTGTGTCCCTCACGCCGCCGTCTCTTTCTTCCAGGACGACAACGTAGAGGACTGCCCTGTGTGCCTCAACACCTTTGACGACACCCACAGGCGGCCACGCAACCTGCCGTGTGGGCATACAATTTGCACGCCGTGCATTAATGAACTGAAGGAACAGGGTGCCGTCACGTGCCCCACGTGCAGGGTGAGTCACGCCCTGCCTGAGGCCGGCCAGTTCCCTATCTCCTATATCACAGAGGCCTTTATCAGGAAGATGAGAGGTGCAGGACTGGCCTGTGTGGCACCCAAGCTAGGAAAGCAGCTGACAGCTCCGGCAGCAGTGACACAGCCTGCACCAAGGGCCACAGCGGGACTCAGCAAGAGGACACGGTCCCTGCTGCAGGAGCAAGAGGCAAAGGTCCTGGCCGCCATCCGCTCCTGCCAGGAGGAGCAGAGCCAGCTGGCAGACTACCGGACAACcctgggtgggtggtgtggccGCCAGCAGCAGCTGGAGGACGACCTCCAGACGCTGGTGGACCAGAGCAAGGGTGCCCGGGAGGCGATAAGCCGCGAGGACTCCCGCGTGGAGGGCAGGCAGGAGAAGGTGCGGCAGAGAGGAGGCGCTGCACGCCATGCTGCAGGAGCTGCGCACCCCATCAACACGACAGGAAGCTTACGAGGTGATTGA
- the LOC123506351 gene encoding tripartite motif-containing protein 5-like isoform X2, translating into MDDNVEDCPVCLNTFDDTHRRPRNLPCGHTICTPCINELKEQGAVTCPTCRVSHALPEAGQFPISYITEAFIRKMRGAGLACVAPKLGKQLTAPAAVTQPAPRATAGLSKRTRSLLQEQEAKVLAAIRSCQEEQSQLADYRTTLGGWCGRQQQLEDDLQTLVDQSKGAREAISREDSRVEGRQEKVRQRGGAARHAAGAAHPINTTGSLRGD; encoded by the exons ATG GACGACAACGTAGAGGACTGCCCTGTGTGCCTCAACACCTTTGACGACACCCACAGGCGGCCACGCAACCTGCCGTGTGGGCATACAATTTGCACGCCGTGCATTAATGAACTGAAGGAACAGGGTGCCGTCACGTGCCCCACGTGCAGGGTGAGTCACGCCCTGCCTGAGGCCGGCCAGTTCCCTATCTCCTATATCACAGAGGCCTTTATCAGGAAGATGAGAGGTGCAGGACTGGCCTGTGTGGCACCCAAGCTAGGAAAGCAGCTGACAGCTCCGGCAGCAGTGACACAGCCTGCACCAAGGGCCACAGCGGGACTCAGCAAGAGGACACGGTCCCTGCTGCAGGAGCAAGAGGCAAAGGTCCTGGCCGCCATCCGCTCCTGCCAGGAGGAGCAGAGCCAGCTGGCAGACTACCGGACAACcctgggtgggtggtgtggccGCCAGCAGCAGCTGGAGGACGACCTCCAGACGCTGGTGGACCAGAGCAAGGGTGCCCGGGAGGCGATAAGCCGCGAGGACTCCCGCGTGGAGGGCAGGCAGGAGAAGGTGCGGCAGAGAGGAGGCGCTGCACGCCATGCTGCAGGAGCTGCGCACCCCATCAACACGACAGGAAGCTTACGAGGTGATTGA